The nucleotide window CCTAAACTTGTTTTTGTAAATTTATGTTCGCAATTCATAAATGGGATTTCACTTTAAAATTCAATAAAGTGGTATCAAGGTTacgttcttttaattttttatttaggatGTTTATATCAGAGTCATATTGCAAGAATTTGGTGATTTAAGAATTCGTTTGCAGAACTTCTGGATAGATATTTTACATTTGAACAAAATTCTTttcagttaaatttttttttttagttgttcTGGAACAATtataaactctaaaaaaacaaaaacctgATTTTGTTTCTGGTGTCAACATGCTAGGGGTGGTCCTGTTCATGGGATCAAATTATGTTCTAAAAGAAAATATCGAAATTACATCAATCTCATAAGTATAATACAAATCCTACCAATAGAATCACTTTTTCCTAGAAATACGAAACATTAAGTTATACTTTAGTTTTGGATGTTTATattataacaaatattattgtatttgaaaaaaaaaaatacagagtgcattgttttttgaattttaaattcttagTCCTAGTTTTAAATTCTCAATgttaaatcctaaattttaaattctaaaatttaaatttaaatattatataaatataatacatataaaattaaaatttgtttaattaacAAAGATGATACATTGATACTACTCTTTACTTAATAAAAACTGGACGAAACTAATACTATAGGGTCATATGATACATACTGCAAGATTTGGTGGTTTAAGAATTTGTTTGTGTTTGTATAAATCCTAAGAATTTGGATTATATTCAATATAATCGAAAATATTAGGAATGTCCTCCCCATCAAAATCCTTAATTTACCTCAGCTTTGCTGCCAAGCAAATTTTATTGGTAAATTTAACTGAGGTTCTTTTTTTGGGCCATGAACCGAGGGTTGAATATGGTTATACGTCAAATTTCCACAAGGCTATTTTGATGTGAAGCCCAATGCAACCAATTGCGTGTGACAGGCCCATTCTGGCCCAAAATTCTCTAATTTTCTCACcataattaaattctaattaaacgatgaaattatcttttaatttgtgttttattaataatatgatTCTTAAAGTTTTCAATCTCTTCACTGTATTTGCTGAAGCCGAAAAACAATGTGCGGTGCCGCACAAAACAAAAGCCTACTCGGCAACTCATCATATATCAGAAATAATGAAATACATCATCTCCATCAATAAAAATGCTTTATATACTCAAAAAGGAAAAGGGAGTttcacaaaagaaaagaaaccaaGATATAACTCATTGGGTCCACACCCTCCACTAttactaaaaacaaaaataggtTTCGTTTTTCGCAAATTATTTTTCGTACATtatcttcatatttttctttttgagaaaattaaaatagagacAAAGAATGTGTGTTAAGATATCTGTACCATCCACAGTACAcacataaataaacaaaataatataataaaaaattataaatagagatagaaataaaaataagaaaacatgtGGCTATCGACAACATTCAAACCACCTGTAATAAAACAACAGGCTCTGGTTTTCCTCAAAAATCGAAGTGTTATTCTCTATATAAAGcagttattgttgttgaaagtATTCTCAATCATAGCAACGTTTTCTACCATTGATAACATAGTTTCAACTACTACTTAAACACCGAAATGTGTCGCGGAGTTATGGCTGTTGCATCCACCACTATTGGAGTGGTGGAGGTGCTGAAGGATCAAGGGTATTGCAGGTGGAACACCACCATGAAATCATTAGCTCAAGGTGCCAAGAACCACGTGAAATCAGCACAACAGAAGGCTAATAGcaacaagaagaagatgccTCAGCAATCTTCTTCTGCTTCCTCAGTGATTGCCAATAAGCTGAGAGATGAAATTGATGACATTGAGCACTTCAAGAAGGCTGAGGAGTCTCTTAGAACTGTCATGTACTTGAGCACTTGGGGTCCTAATACTTAGTCTTATTAATGTTTACAACATGTtacaactctctcccttattaAATAATTGTTTATCTGAAGAGGTTTTAGatacataattttaataatgGAGAGAATATATAGCTGAGTGCTTATAAGTTATAACAGCACTCAGCATCACTGGTTAAGGAATAAAATTCTGCATGGTTTATGATATGTACTTTTTGTTTATGGTGTTTTGTTGGTTGAGTTATGTTTTTACTTTTAGCATGGATGTGAGTTGCTTTGAATAAGTATAAATTTGCTATCTCAGTTGGGAAGAGTTTTTCTTATGCTTTAATTTGTTGTTACTACTTACTACTATACTATTATTAAACTTTACTCTCTATTGAATTAACCACCTTCAGAAGCCCTTGAAGAagtttaaaattcaaaactctttttgTTCCATAACCTTAAGCACACCCTTTTCAAGGAGTGCTATAAGGTAATGaacttcaaatatttaaattataaaaggatATTAGGTGTTTCCCTTCATGCAGTGTTAGTCCTATCAGAACATTAGTTTTGTGAATAGTAACCAAACGTGTATTAATGCACGcaaatcaactaattaattatgtaaaagTGTAGTATATTTTGCCAAAACTCTCCCAAAGAAATTTTGATATCATTATTTGGAGAGTTGTAATCCCTTCTCAAAAGAGTGTAATATCAGCAATAAATACTAACAGGTACAGGAGTATCTTAGCTTCGTTTGGTAAGTAATCATAAAATATGTTATGGATAAAGAgaatagtttaattaaattattacttATACTACATTTCATTTGGATTGTTACTGATGATGCATAAATTTCGAGAAATCTAATCTTTGGAATCCATGTAATAATGCAAGTATCGTTTAGTAGGTAATAGGAGAATGCGTGAACAtcatatatcaaaataaaagtcAAAGCTGATATAATATTATGTTGAAATAATGTTATGATTATCATACGTAAATAagattattagaaaaattattttaattatccaATTGAAATCTTATGTAGCCATATCTCTTATCCACACACTCATGTTCACATTAGAGTCGTATGTGATGATAAGCTAAAAGTACTAATGTCGGCATCACCGAATTAATGAGCTTGCTATACATATTAATCTTCGTCTGCATCGTTCCTTTCTTTGAATCGAAGTAATTTGAGCTCCCAAGTATTGTAGCATATAAGTGATATTGTCAGTCTTACTAACAAAAACCACGGGCGAAGTTATTGTAGGATAGAAGATAGAGAACTCAAACGCTCCCAAGAAACATTACCATTATATTTTGTCCCTTTCAAGGACTAATGAGCCATGGCAACTTCAACTAGCTAGTGTGGAGTGTGGACCCTGTGGTCCTACCTAGTCCTACTGCACCCACTTCTATTTTTGAGCGCACATGCAGTATTCAATTTAGTCTCGAATATGAAGTATTACTAAATTTATACTTAGAATCCACCAGCTAGAATTTGCAAACTTATGTACTATGATAATAGGGCATTTGCTTAAATTTTTCATGGGGCTCTTTACGTTGCATCCCCCTTTGAAAACTGGTATCTAGACAGATGCACACTGCAACTTCACTCAGTGACACTTTGGTGACATTTCACTTGATCATAGTCAACCCATTGGCTGACTAGAATCCTCCACTGTTCAAAACCTTTCGGATGTAGAGCTTAAGAGAAAACCACATCTAAAAAACTATCTAAGTATAAGAATCTAAGGCTGTGGTCTTCACGATGTGAGGCTCATTATATGACATTTTGTAACAATCATAAAAACTCAACCATACCACAATTTTTTgccaaaataacaaaataacccAGAAACACCGGAGCACTAACTAAAACAAGAAATTTGAATAAGAGTTTGTAAAATAATAACAGGTAAGTGGATCCATGATTTAGACTTAAGCATGTTCTAAGCAAAACTAATTTCTCTAACAAAATTGTCTTCGCATAAAAAAAACTGTGACTTGTGAGGATCATTTACTTCTTGTCTTCCTTTTCTGCTTCAGCAGCCTTCTTGAGTCTAGCACCATAATGCTTCTTGTTTGTGCGTTCAAGACGGAGCTTGTAGTAAGCCTTAAATGCCTTCATTTCATCTGTAACCTTAACAAGCTCAACAGATGGTTTCTCCCTCAAAATGGGCATGTACGAGCCCTGCACTTGGGTTGCATTTGCTAGTTCCTCGGCAGTAGAATCACCAGCCTACAGTATATAGATCATATCAATTTCCAACACATTTtgcaaaattgaaataaaaactgAAGACCAAACCGCTCCCTTCGTAAAAAATAGATAGTTTAAAAGTTTGTATTACCTTGACCTTCTTTGCACGCCTTGGGAACACAACTAACTTTGCCTTGTATGTTTTCAGCCTCTGCACATTAGCCTGCATACTTTCTAATGAACGATTCTTGCGACGGTGATCAACGCCAATGCCTATGGTTGGAGCGAGCTTTTTGGGAATACCAGCAGCCTATGATGATGTATTATGTAACATAATATCAATACTGATGACTTAGGAGCaagaattttcaaattcttacaTAGTACAACATGACAGAATCTTCATCCTAAGAATCTAAAGAAAATCAGGCAATATTGATTCAATAACTGCAATTCATAATAAGAACGGTCCCAGAAACCATATTTTTTATGATCAATGTTCAACAAACCATGACTCAGTAACGCATAGATTAAGTGCACTAACAGTGCAATCATCTTCCTCTCCGCAACATCAGTATTCCAAatgaatcaatcatattttgcaagcaagaaaaaaaatatttgcagAACACAATCAGCCTATGATGATGTATAACAAGATTAAGTAACATAATATCAACAGTGATGGATTAGGAGcaagaattttcaaatttttacaGAGTACAACATGCCAGAAGCTTCATCCTAAGAATCTAAACAAGAATCATGCAAGATTGATTCAATAACTGCAATTCATAATAACAACGGTCCCTGAAACCATATATTCTAGAGTCAATGTTCAAAAAACCATGAGTCAGTAAAGCATAGATTAAGTTCCGCTAACAATGCAATCATCTTCCTCTCCGCAACATCACTTCCTACACTGGCTACTGTACCTTGAGTTCTTCAAGAGAAAATCCTTTGCCAGCTCTGACTTTCATGTTGTATTTCAAGGTTTGGCCATGAACAATTGGCCTGAGAGATCCAGCAGTAGGCCTGGGGAAGATCTTAACAGCTTTCTCCTGGCGCGCTGCGAAACAAATAGAATCAACATTTGAAGGAATCAAATTCGAAGAAACTAATTAACCAG belongs to Arachis duranensis cultivar V14167 chromosome 8, aradu.V14167.gnm2.J7QH, whole genome shotgun sequence and includes:
- the LOC107462165 gene encoding uncharacterized protein LOC107462165, with product MCRGVMAVASTTIGVVEVLKDQGYCRWNTTMKSLAQGAKNHVKSAQQKANSNKKKMPQQSSSASSVIANKLRDEIDDIEHFKKAEESLRTVMYLSTWGPNT
- the LOC107462175 gene encoding 60S ribosomal protein L13-1, with protein sequence MVKHNNVIPNGHFRKHWQNYVKTWFNQPARKTRRRLARQEKAVKIFPRPTAGSLRPIVHGQTLKYNMKVRAGKGFSLEELKAAGIPKKLAPTIGIGVDHRRKNRSLESMQANVQRLKTYKAKLVVFPRRAKKVKAGDSTAEELANATQVQGSYMPILREKPSVELVKVTDEMKAFKAYYKLRLERTNKKHYGARLKKAAEAEKEDKK